A segment of the Corynebacterium resistens DSM 45100 genome:
CCTCCGGGAGTCCAGAATCTACATAACCCAACCATTCATGCTCCACTCCGAGGATATGCGCAGCCTTAGCCATTTCTTCCTTGCGCACTGGAACGATGTCATCGACAGGGTCCATCGACGGATTAAGCAAGTCGCCACGCTCACCGCCGGTACACGTCAACACCTTAACGCGATGACCTTCATCGATATAGCGTGCCATCGTGGCTGCACCTTTACTCGACTCATCGTCCGGGTGGGCATGAATAGCAAGCAAACGGTAGGTGTTCACTATTCTCCAATCCGATCGTCTACTACTTCGATCGTTATACCGCTACAAACTTACTCTGCCACTGCAGCGTTTTAGAATCCTCGTTTATTGCCTCGACCCTCTGCCACCCCAAACCACCACTTAAAACCGTGGGTTACGATAGAGCCATCATGGATGCAGTTAATTCCCCAGACTCCGGCAAACAGCCCAACTCCGCGGTAGCCAAGGCAGCTCGTTACCGCAAGGAGCAATCACGCGCGATGGACGAGCGTTACGGAAACGAGCGCTCGAACAAGTTCGCTGGGCGCCTCATGGTCCTGGTTCTGCTGGCAATTCTTATCGCCGCTGCTGTCTATATTGTTTCGCAGTTTAGGCACAGCACCTCCGCTGATGTCACGGCTGTGGAATCCGGTGGCAAGGTAGTCTCCGCCGATCGTTTGAACATGAGCGTAGATGTCACCCGCACTGATGCCTCCAAACCGGCCTACTGCATCGTCACGGCCTTGGATTACGACAAGAACGAAGTCGGCCGCCGTGAATTCGTTGTCCCCGCCGGAGGCGCGGAAGTTACGCGCTGGCACGTAGACATCAATACACGCAAGGAAGCCTACGCTGCGACGGTCTATGGCTGCTCCTCCACCATTCCCGCACACTTGAAGGGTTAACTGGTTGCAAGTACCCCGAGCAAAAAGGGGCTCGCCGAAGGCACACCGTGGGTGCACCTGTGCGCCACACCCTGCTACCTTTAAGTCGGTAAATTCTAAACGTTATGGTGCGCTTTGCCGTGACAACATTTCAGAGGATCACGGCAAGCGTATAAGTACTCAAGCCCCCGAGCTTTAGGAAGGCACAACACATGGCTGATAACCAGACCACTTGGCTTACCCAAGAATCTTACGACCGCCTCAACGCTGAGCTGACGGCTTTGAAGGAAAACCGTCCAGTTCTGGCCGCAGAGATCAACGAGCGCCGTGAAGAGGGAGACCTCAAGGAGAACGGTGGTTACCACGCTGCTCGTGAACAGCAGGGCCAGGAAGAAGCCCGCATTGCTTACCTTGAGGAGCTGCTGGACAACGCCACCATTGGTGAGGCTCCACAGGAATCCGGTGTTGCATTGGTCGGTTCCGTTATCCACGTCTACTACG
Coding sequences within it:
- a CDS encoding DUF4307 domain-containing protein; amino-acid sequence: MGYDRAIMDAVNSPDSGKQPNSAVAKAARYRKEQSRAMDERYGNERSNKFAGRLMVLVLLAILIAAAVYIVSQFRHSTSADVTAVESGGKVVSADRLNMSVDVTRTDASKPAYCIVTALDYDKNEVGRREFVVPAGGAEVTRWHVDINTRKEAYAATVYGCSSTIPAHLKG
- the greA gene encoding transcription elongation factor GreA; the encoded protein is MADNQTTWLTQESYDRLNAELTALKENRPVLAAEINERREEGDLKENGGYHAAREQQGQEEARIAYLEELLDNATIGEAPQESGVALVGSVIHVYYDDDEDDKETFLIGTRGLESSNPDLETYSTDAPLGAAIVGAKVGESREYQTPNGDTVKVTIVSAEPYDPDLDVPRDEQ